GCTTACCCTGCATGATTCCCGTCATATTATTATCCGTTATAGCGCTGGAAGACGAGCGTGGCGTTGGTGCCGCCGAAGCCGAAGGAATTGGAGAGGGCAATGTCGATCTTGGCGTCGTCGATACGCTTGCGCACAATCGGGACACCTTCGAATTCGGGATCGAGCTCGGTGATATGAGCGCTTTCGCCGATGAAGCCTTGCTGCATCATCAGCAGGGAATAGATCGATTCCTGCACGCCGGCAGCGCCGAGCGAATGGCCGGTCAGCGACTTGGTCGACTGGATATGCGGGATCTTCGAGCCGAACACTTCGCGGATGGCGCCGATTTCCTTGCTGTCGCCGACCGGCGTCGATGTGCCGTGGGTGTTGACGTAGTCGACGTCGCCTTTGACGGTGGCGAGCGCCTGGCGCATGCAGCGGATAGCGCCTTCGCCCGAAGGGGCAACCATGTCATAGCCATCAGAGGTTGCGCCGTAGCCGACGATTTCGGCATAGATCTTCGCGCCGCGGGCCTTGGCGCGCTCCAGCTCCTCGAGCACCAGCACGCCAGCGCCGCCGGCGATGACGAAGCCGTCGCGGTTGACGTCATAGGCGCGCGAGGCGCTGTCCGGCGTGTCGTTGTACTTGGAGGACATGGCGCCCATGGCGTCGAATAGGTTGGACATCGTCCAGTCGAGATCCTCATGGCCGCCGGCGAACATCACGTCCTGCTTGCCCCACTGGATCATCTCGGCGGCGTTGCCGATGCAATGCGCCGACGTCGAGCAAGCCGACGAGATCGAATAATTGACGCCGTGGATCTTGAACCAGGTGGCGAGCGTGGCCGATGCGGTCGAGGACATCGCCTTCGGCACGGCGAAGGGGCCGATGCGCTTCGGGCTGTTATTTTTTATGGTGATCTCGGCAGCCTCGATCAGGGTGCGGGTGGACGGACCGCCGGAGCCCATGATGATGCCGGTACGCTCGTTCTGAGCGTAGTCTTTCTCTTCCAGGCCGGAATCGGCTAGTGCCTGTTTCATGGCCACATGGTTCCAGGCGCCGCCCTGCGACAGGAAACGCATGGCGCGGCGGTCGACCAGTTCGGCAAGTTCCGCCGAACCGAGCTTCGGACTGCCCCAGACCTGGCACTTGAACCCATGTTCGGCGAAATCGCTCGAAAAGGAGATACCCGACTTTGCCTGCCGCAAGGATTCGGTGACTTCGGCCGCGTCGTTTCCGATCGAGGACACGACACCCAGACCTGTGACAACTACCCGTCTCATCTGATCAAACCTTTGTTGTTTTCGTCAGCCACTCGAAATGCGGTTTCAGGCCGTCTTGTCTTTCGATAGACCGACGCGAAGGTCGGCCGCCTGATATATGGTCTCGCCGTCCGCCTTTAGCCAGCCGTCGGCCGTGCCGAGGACCAGACGGCCGCGCATGACACGCTTGAAGTCGATGCCATATTGGATCAGCTTCGTCTGTGGCCGGACCATGCCCTTGAATTTCACTTCGCCGGTCGAAAGTGCCATGCCGCGGCCTTCTTCGCCGAGCCAACCCAGAAAGAAACCGGTCAGCTGCCACATGCCGTCGAGACCGAGGCAGCCCGGCATGATCGGATTGCCTTCGAAATGGCAGGGGAAATACCAGTCGTCCGGGCGTACGTCATATTCGGCCCGGAGGTAGCCCTTATCGAAAGTGCCGCCCGTTTCGGAAATGTCCGTGATGCGGTGAACCATCAGCATGGGCGGCAGGGGCAGCTGCGCATTGCCGGGGCCGAACAGCTCGCCATGTGCGCAAGCGATGAGTTCTTCATACGAGAAGCTGGACTGTCTGGTCGTCATAAAGTTTCTTTTTCCCCCCGCGTCAAGCCGATGGATGTGAACGTGTAGTCCAAGTTCTTCAGAAAATGAAGCACAAGCAAGGCAGCTTCATTCATCGCCCCGGACCAGGCTTGCGCCATTATTTGGTGGTCGCATACAGGAAGGCTAGGGCTGGGACCAGACCTATTTGCGTCAAAAGCCCGTTTTTGCCGCGTTTATCAGGCTCCCGTCCCCATTGAACTATTGAAAGGCTCCGATGCAAAAGTTATACCGCTTAAAGAAACATGATTGCTTTATGCCAGAATAACCGGAGTTGGTTTTGATGACGGGTGCATTCCCGATCGCAATAGAGGTAAGGCTGCGCGGTGCAGGCCTGCGCCCCACCCGCCAGCGCGTCGCGCTCGGCGACCTCCTTTTTGCCAAGGGCGACCGGCATTTGACCGTCGAGGAACTGCATGAAGAGGCGGTTGCCGCCGGCGTGCCGGTGTCCTTGGCAACCGTCTACAACACGCTGCACCAATTCACGGAAGCCGGTCTCATCCGCGTTCTCGCCGTCGAGAGCGCCAAGACCTATTTCGACACCAATGTTTCCGACCATCACCATTTCTTCGTCGAAGGCGAAAACGAGGTGCTCGACATTCCCGTCAGCAACCTGACGATCGCCAATCTGCCGGAACCGCCTGAGGGCATGGAGATCGCCCATGTCGACGTGGTGATCCGCCTGCGGGCGAAGCAGGGCTGACGACACCTCTAAAGCGTCGCGCCGAATCGGCCTCATGCGACGCCCTTTAGATCTTTGTTTTTATGCATGTCGTTGTCCCAAAACCGCTGCGCGTTTTTGGCGACATGCATTAGGCCTCACATGACATCGTCGGGATGCCGGCCGGGCTTGTGCCTGTAGGTCGGGAAGGTCCAGCCGAACCACAAGGCCCCACCACGGACGGCAAAGGCGGCCACGACGCCGCAGGCAGACGCCAGATAGAGCTGCATTCCGAGCGCATTGGCAGCCGTGAACACGCCGGCGCCGATAAGAGCTGCGGTTACGTAAATTTCCGGCCGCAACAGCACCGAAGGCTCGTTTGCCATCAGATCGCGCAGGATGCCGCCGAAGGTCGCCGTCAGCGTGCCGGTGACGATCGCAATCGTGGGCGAACCGGTGGCGGCGAGGCCCTTGGCGGCGCCGATCACGCAATAGGCGGCAAGGCCGATCGCATCCAGCCAGATCAGCAGGCGATAGCGCGATTCCAGCAGGTGGGCAGTGAAGAAAACAATGACGCCCACGATGCAGCAGACGAGGATATAGGCGGGGTTCAGCACCCAGAAGACCGGCACGCGGCCGAGCACGATATCGCGCACGGTGCCGCCGCCCGTTCCCGTCACCATGGCGAAAAACAAAAAGCCGATCAGGTCCAGTTGCTTGCGCGAGGCGGCGAGCGCGCCTGTTGCGGCAAACAGCGCAATGCCGGCATAATCGAGATAGACGAGCAAGGACATGCGGCCCCCGGAACCGGCGAACAATTTCCGGAAAGAAACACGGCGGCAAGGGCGGCGCAAGGCGGCGCGGCCATAAAGGTGAAGTCTTTGTTTGCTGCATGTCGTTGCCCCAAAACCGCTGCACACTTTGGGCGACATGCATTGGGAGCCATTATCCGAAAGAGGAAAGCCGTGAAAACGCTGGTGCTCGCCGTTCTGAATATCGTCCTGCTGCTTGCCATACCGGCTGCCGCCTTCGGTCAGCAATCGCTGATCTCCGACCCTGAGATCTACGAGAAGAAACATTTCCAGGAGCAGTGCAAGACGGCCGAGTTTGCCGACGGCTTCATCATCCGGCAGGACATCAACAATGACGGCCTGATCGACGCCGTGGTCAACGAGGGCCAGCTGACCTGCGACGGGCAGAAGGGGCCGCAATGCAACGATGACGGCTGCACCTACAATTTCTACCTGCAGGTTGCCGAAGGCGGTTATTTCATGATCGCGACTGCGCAGATCTATGGCTACGATTTCGTCCAGCGCTTCGGCAACATGGTGCTGGCGATGAAGATGCATCCGCGCTTCTGCGACCGCACCGAAGGTGATCCCTGCATCGTGACGGCGCGCGTGCGCGGCACGAAATTCGTCACCATCTCGAAGAAATAACTCACCACGCATAACCCCGAAAGATTTTCGGGGTTATGCGTGGATTCAAAGTGATAGAGCGTCCTTTGCGCGTCCTGGCGGACACGCGGCGCTCTAACCTCTTGTTCTTACGCAATTCCGGACGGAAAAACCGCTTCGCACTTTTCCTGGAATTGCTCTATTGCGGATAAAGCTCCGACATGCGGCCGGCGAGATAATAGCCGACCAGGCCGTACCATTCGCGGATCGCGGTCGCCAAGTTCTGCGCATTGAGGTTCGGCTGGGTGAAATCAAACTCCAGCCTCACTTGGCCGTCGGTGCGATAATCGGTCGGCCAGGGCACGATATCGATGCCGATCTTGCGGAAAATGCCGACGGATCGCGGCATATGAAAACCCGAGGTGATCAGCAGGCAATTGGAAAGCCCCTGGCTTGCCAGGAATTCCTTGGTGTTGACGGCGTTTTCGAAGGTCGTGCGCGATTGCCTCTCTTCGATCAGGCGATCCTTGCCAACGCCGAAGAGCGGGAAGAAGCGCTCGGACGCCGCCGCATCACCTTCATAGATGCCGGAGAGGGAGCCGTCGCCGCCGGATACCAGAACGCGCGACTGCGGAAATTTCTGTGCAAGCCGCAGGGCTTCGACGAAGCGGTCGGCTCCCGCATTAAATTCTATGCCGTGGCGCGCCGTGTTCACCTCGTTTTCGAAGGCGCCGCCGAGCACGATCATGCATTGCAGGTTATCGGGATCCGCGGGCGGCTTTGCGAAACGCTGCTCCAGGCCCCGCATCAGAAGGTTGCCGGCCGTGGTGTAGAGCGTGACGAAAAGGATGAGGGCCGAACCAGCTGCGCCGAGGATACTTAGGATACGCCAGCGCAGAAGGCCGGCAAGCAGGGCAATGAAGACGAGGAAGAATGCCAGCGACAGCGGCTGAGCGAAAATCCAAACAAGCTTCGAAATGACGAACAAGACCTACTCCTCGAGGATGGGCGGCGATCCTTCCTATCCGATTCGACGGTAACAGGAATGCGACGGTTCTATTTCATCCGCGCAACGGCGGATCGATGCGGCGCGATCTTCTGGTTAAAGCGCCGCTGAAGCGGCCGCGGGATGAGTATGGCGGCAAGCGCAAGTGCCATGGCGAAGAGGGAGACCAGCCACAGCGCATACGCTCCGGTCAGTCGCGTCAGCACGGCCCCGGCGATCGCGCCGAGCACCATGCCGCCCCAGGGCACGATCTGGATCGTCCATTCGACACGACGATCGCCGATGATCCAGCGGCCGATGCCGCGGCCGAAACGCGACAGGGCGCCGGTCACGTAGGTCAGCCCGATCGGCAGGCCTTCGATATGCTCGACGGCAGCGTTCACCATGCCCATGGAAAAAACGATCATGTAGAATCGCGAAAGCAGCATGTTCTGCGCCGTCATCATCGAGGCGAGCGCCAGCACGACACCGACGCAGCCGAGCACCACGAAAATGCGGCGTTGCGAAACATGAGAGATGACGATGCCTGCCGCATTGCCAAGCACGAAAACGACGATGGCGGAGATCAGGACCGCCGCGTGATAAAGATTGCCCTCACTCAAGGCCAGGGCGGCCCGCGTCGTGTTTCCCGTCATGAACGAGACGAAATCGCCGGTCAGCAAAAGACCGGTGGCATCGGTCATGCCGGCCAGAAATGAAATCGAGCCGACCAGGGCGAGCCCGGTCAGGGTTCGTCGGGTACGGATGATGCGGCGGCGTCTTGCTCTGGTCATTGGCTGAAGGTCCTGGAGCCGAATCGCTGAGGTTGCGGCAACAAAGATAATTCCTTTCATTGAGGAATTGGCAAAGGCGCTCGGAAGGGGATGGGGCGGGCTTGAACGGCAAGACATTTTCGGCCATAGAGACGGCGTTGCTTCAGATCGAAGCTCCGTAAGCGTTTACGTCAATCAACGCGCAACCCGCCGATCGGCGTTGCGCTATTGTCTGATCGGCACCTTACGGAGATCAAAATGCCCAAAGGCAAACTCCCCAAACGTTACAATACGATCGTCATGCCGCTCATCCTCTCACTGTTGATGACATCAGTCGTCTCGGCGATCAGCATCGTGAGAGCACAAGGCCTGACCGCGCCTGCACTTGCCATGTGGCCCTCCGCATGGGCGCTATCCTGGGCGATCGCCTTTCCCGTCCTGCTATTGATGCTGCCGGTGGTAAAGCGGGTGACGGCTGTTATCGTCGAGATGTGAGGTGAGAGGCGCCGGCGGGCTGTGAGAGCGGCCTGCCGGAGTTGATGTAGGGCGGCGCGATTTCAAGTCACTCGCCACGCCAACCTCGCCCAGACAAGCCTACCCCAGGCCTTAGATCGTATACTCCGGTTCAGACAGGGTCTGGTCCATCGTGATGCCCGGGAGGTTGAAGTGGCGCTTGCCCACCTGCCTCGCCGGAATGCCGGCGACCGAAGTGTAGGCTGCAACAGCATTTATGACCACGCTGCCTGCACCCACCTTGGCGCCGACGCCAATTTCGATATTGCCGAGAATCTTGGCCCCCGCTCCGATAAGAGCGCCGCGCCGTACCTTGGGGTGCCGGTCGCCGGTTTCCTTGCCCGTCCCTCCCAATGTAACATTCTGGAGTATGGAGACGTCGTCTTCGACGACCGCAGTCTCGCCGATGACCAAGCCGCTTCCATGATCAAGCATGATGCTCCTGCCCATCTTTGCGGCGGGATGAATGTCGACGCCGAAAACTTCGGAAATTCGGCTCTGGATGTGGCGCGCCAAATGGAGGCGGTCATGATGCCAAAGCCAGTGGGCGACCCGTTGTCCCTGCAACGCCACAAAGCCTTTGAAATACAGGAATGGCGTCAGGATTTCCGTGTTCGATGGATCGCGTTCCTTGATCGCGGTCAGGTCGGCGGCGGCATCGGCAACAATATTGCGATTACCGACGAACGCCTGGGCAATCACCGCGAGCAGCTCTTCAATGTCGAGGTCGTGATTGGCCAGTTTGATCGCGACCCTCTGAGCGAGCGCCTGAGCGAAACTCGCATGATAAAGCACTGCGGAATTCATGGCGCGCGTGAGTGCTGCATCTTTGGCCGAAGCATTGACGGCCTCCGCGCAAAGAGCTTCCCATATCGCGGCAACCTGAGGCGAAGGGGATGGCTCCGTCGACAGATTGCTCAAGCTGACCAGTGGAACCGTCATGCTAGCTTCCTTCTGCAGGCGGACGTCGTGACGTCCGGCATGCAGACGTTAGGTTAACCTGGCCCGCGATAGATGGTCTAAAATTACGGGGATCTTTGCCTCCGCTCTAAATACCGTGTCCGGCGAGATAGAAAAATCCGAGTGTCCGGCTGACGTCACGAAGCTCCGCCAGCGCATGTTCTCGTTCCAGATGAGCGGATGCAAAACGCCCGAGATCGAGTATCGGAAGCGTCCTTGCTGCAGCAGTCACGGCATTATCCTTTTTGCTGAAACCACGTCGAGCATAGGTGGGAAGATGAGCACTATGCCTTGCCCTTGCGGACAACGTCGGCAATCGTCACCTCCTTGGGAATGAGCTTGAGTTTGAAAAAGGTGTCGGCGATGCTCTGCTGCTGTGCGACGACGGTGTCGTCCAGGCTCTTGATCCCATAGGACTGGCGCTCGAGCGCCTTTACGAGGACAGGTTCGGGGATGCCGACCGATGGTGAGAGTTCCGCAGCCGCAGCCGCGGTGTCGGACTTGGTCCATTCGTCGATCTCGGAAATGGCCTCGATCAAGACATCGATCGCCTGGGCGTGGCCGTCGACCAGTGCCTTGGTGCCGAGATAGAACTGGTGATTGGGGACGATGCCCTCACCATTTCTGAGCTCTCGCGCTTCGACTGCGACTTCCGCCGCTGCCTGGAAGGGATCCCAGATGACCCAAGCATCCACCGCGCCCTTTTCGAAGGCTGCGCGGCCGTCGGCCGGGGCGAGGAAGGATGGTTCCACGTCCTCATAGGTCAAACCGGCTTCTTCGAGCGCCTTGACGAGCAGGTAATGCACGTTCGAGCCCTTGTTGAAGGCGACTTTCTTGCCCTTCAGCTCCGCGACGGACTTTATGGGGCTGTCCTTCGGGACCAGTATGGCTTCGCCGCGCGGGGCGGGCGGCTCGTGTGCGATATAGACAAGTGGAGCGTTCGCGGCCTGGGCGAAGATCGGCGGCGTTTCGCCGGTCGATCCGAAATCGACGGCACCGGCGTTCAGGGCCTCGAGGAGCTGAGGACCGCCCGGAAACTCGGTCCATTCAACTGTATAGCCGATGGATTCAAGTTTCTTCTCCAGCGTGCCTTTGCCCTTGAGAAGCACCAGCGTTCCATATTTCTGGTAGCCGATACGCACGACCTTGTCAGCGGCGCCGGCCAGCCGAACATGCGTCAAAGGTGTCGCGATGGCGCCTGCCACCACTGCAGTAAAAGCTCGCCTTGTGATCTTCATCATACCCTCCGGAATAAGACGAGACCAAATTAAAGTGTCTCTATATTTCATAGAATATACGTACTCCGGCACACGCTTCTTCGGGATTCGCTTTTTTGTTCTGTTCCGACCGTGAGCAAAAAGAACTGCGCCGGGAAATCGATAAGGCCAAGGCTATGTTCAGGGCGCGACGCGCACGATCAGCTTTCCGAAATTTTTCCCTTCCAGAAGGCCAAGGAAAGCCTCGGGAGCGTTTTCAAGTCCGTCAACGATATCTTCCTTGTACTTGAGCCGCCCTTCGGAGATCCACGCTCCGGCCTGATGGGAGAAGTCGGGACGCTGGTCGGCAAATTCGCGCTGTATGAAGCCTCGTATGGTGAGGCTTTTCCGCAGGATGGCACGCATCACCGCAGGAAGCTGATCACGTCCGCTCGAGACAGAGGATGTTTCGTTGTAATGCGCGATGAGCCCACAGACCGGTATCCGCGCGAAGTCGTTCAGCAACGGAAACACCGCGCTCCAGACGTGGCCACCAACATTCTCGAAATAGACATCGATTCCGTTCGGACAAGCGGCTGCGAGTTGTGCCGGAAAATCGCTCGAATGATGGTCTATCGCGACATCGAAGCCGAGCTCCTGGCGTAAGTGGTCACATTTCTTGGACCCGCCTGCAATTCCGACAACACGCGCACCGTAAATCTTTGCCATCTGCCCAACTGCCGAGCCAACCGCGCCGCTCGCTGCAGCGACCACAAGTGTTTCCCCGGCCTTGGGTTTGCCGATATTGCGAAGTCCGGCATAGGCCGTGAAGCCGGGCATTCCAAGAATGCCGAGTGCTGTCGTGATCGGTGCGGTTTCCGGATCGAGCTTCTGCAAGCCCGCACCATCGGAAATCGAATAGCTCTGCCAGCCGGAATGCGAGAGCACGATATCCCCCGCCTTGAACGCCGTGTTGCGGCTGCGTGCGACCTGCGCAACCGTGCCCCCTTCCATCACACCGCCGATTTCGACCGGCTTGGCATAGGACTTGGCGTCGTCCATGCGGCCCCGCATGTAGGGGTCAAGGGAAAGATAAAGCGTCTTGAGAAGAACCTCACCCTCGGCGAGATCGCGAACCGTCTCCCGCTCGAGCCGGAAATTCGCAGCCACCGGCTTTTCGGATGGGCGCGATGCTAGGACGATGCGGGTGGTAACGGGTTGACTAGCCATGGGTGTGCTCCTCTTCGGACTTTTCCTTGGTGTATCAGGAATTTGTTTCAGGCGAACTGAGCGCTCGCCATCTGGGCCGTACCGGCGCACCCCTTGTCGTCGGCGTCCGCTCACAACCGGCATGCCTGGAAATCGCAGCGCGATGGCGGCAATTATCTCGGATGCCTATGTGACAAGCTCGAACCCCTGTGGCTCAGCATGCAACGATCCCAGCGGCACGCCCTGATCGGAAGCATGGATGAGAAAGGTACGGGTCTGGCAGCTCGAAAGCGCGCCGAGCAGCAGTTCCGGGCTTTCAATGGGACCGCGCTCAGTTCGCCCTCTCTGACGCGCGTTCGCCGATCGAGTAGCGCGGCAAGCGCCGCGCTATATCAAGCTTCATGGTCGTTCCCTAGTCCGGCCGCGCTCACGCGGCCTTTGCTTTCGGCTTGGCGGCCTTGACGTGGGTTACGCTGCGGCGGCCGTCGACGCTGATGGGGACGTCGCCGTCAACGGTGGCGCGACGCACGACCCGGTGCTGGTCGCCGTAGTCGTTGACAGCGTAGTGCTGGGTCGCGCGATTATCCCAGATTGCGACGTCGCCGGCTCTCCAGTGCCAGCGCACCGTATTTTCCGGGGCGGTAACGTAGGACTGGAACACGTCGTAGAGTTTCGTGGAGTCGCTCTTCGACAAGCCGATGAGGCGCTGAACGAAATTGCCGAGCAGCAGCGATCTTTCGCCGGTTTCGGGATGGACCCGCACGACTGGGTGCTCGGTCTCGTAGATGGTCGACGTGAAAACTTCCTCGAAGTGCTTCTTCTCGTCAGCGGTGGCGCGAGGGCGCACCGCTGCGTAGTCATAGGCATTGCTGTGAATGGCCCACAAATTGTCCGCCAGCAATTTGAGCGATGCTGGCAGACTTTCGTATGCGGCATGGGTGTTGGACCAGATCGTATCCCCTCCAGCCGCCGGAATGACGACGCCGCGAAGGACCGAGAATTTAGGATAGGCATCCACGAAGGTGACGTCGGTGTGCCACTGGTCCGCCCTGCCGCCACCGCGGCTGGAATCGAGATTGAGGATGGAGGCCGTGCCGGCCACTGGGCCTTGGGTTGGATGAGGCACAAGGTCGCCCAGGCGGCGAGCGAAGGATTCCTGTTCTGGATCGCCAAGATGGTCCTGATCGCGGAAAAAGATGACTTTGTGTTTCAAGAGAAGCTGGTTGATGGCTGCGACCGTCGCGTCCGAAAGGTCACCGCCGAGGCGAACACCCCTGATTTCGGCTCCGACGCGGCCGGTCAGCGGCACGACATCGGACTCGAGAATGATCTGATTGACGAGAACTGGATTGCTCATGGATATCTCCTGGCTGATCTTGGAAGAAGACGGCAAGTCACATGCGCCCAACGACGCATCCGCCGGACGTTCGAAAATCTCATTGTTAAAATCGACAGGGCTATGGAACGCCATAATCCATAAAATCAATAGACAAAATATTCTAATTTTGGCTCTTTGCCCGGAACGGCCGCCCTCGATACTTTCTTATTGCCGATGAATTCTCACTTGTGGCCTCCAGCGATGCATCTTCCATCGCCAAGCGGCTTGCGCGTGGATGCCTCGTACGGGCTCTCATTCATCGCGGTTCCAGCCCTTGCTTTCGGCTGTCTTTGCGACGCGCACCAAAGGATGCGGCAGCGCGTTTTAGTCCGCCTTGGAAGGTTGCGTCATCAAGG
The nucleotide sequence above comes from Rhizobium indicum. Encoded proteins:
- a CDS encoding DUF2798 domain-containing protein, which gives rise to MPKGKLPKRYNTIVMPLILSLLMTSVVSAISIVRAQGLTAPALAMWPSAWALSWAIAFPVLLLMLPVVKRVTAVIVEM
- the fabA gene encoding 3-hydroxyacyl-[acyl-carrier-protein] dehydratase FabA; protein product: MTTRQSSFSYEELIACAHGELFGPGNAQLPLPPMLMVHRITDISETGGTFDKGYLRAEYDVRPDDWYFPCHFEGNPIMPGCLGLDGMWQLTGFFLGWLGEEGRGMALSTGEVKFKGMVRPQTKLIQYGIDFKRVMRGRLVLGTADGWLKADGETIYQAADLRVGLSKDKTA
- a CDS encoding 2-oxoglutarate and iron-dependent oxygenase domain-containing protein — encoded protein: MTAAARTLPILDLGRFASAHLEREHALAELRDVSRTLGFFYLAGHGI
- the fabB gene encoding beta-ketoacyl-ACP synthase I, with amino-acid sequence MRRVVVTGLGVVSSIGNDAAEVTESLRQAKSGISFSSDFAEHGFKCQVWGSPKLGSAELAELVDRRAMRFLSQGGAWNHVAMKQALADSGLEEKDYAQNERTGIIMGSGGPSTRTLIEAAEITIKNNSPKRIGPFAVPKAMSSTASATLATWFKIHGVNYSISSACSTSAHCIGNAAEMIQWGKQDVMFAGGHEDLDWTMSNLFDAMGAMSSKYNDTPDSASRAYDVNRDGFVIAGGAGVLVLEELERAKARGAKIYAEIVGYGATSDGYDMVAPSGEGAIRCMRQALATVKGDVDYVNTHGTSTPVGDSKEIGAIREVFGSKIPHIQSTKSLTGHSLGAAGVQESIYSLLMMQQGFIGESAHITELDPEFEGVPIVRKRIDDAKIDIALSNSFGFGGTNATLVFQRYNG
- a CDS encoding TauD/TfdA dioxygenase family protein, coding for MSNPVLVNQIILESDVVPLTGRVGAEIRGVRLGGDLSDATVAAINQLLLKHKVIFFRDQDHLGDPEQESFARRLGDLVPHPTQGPVAGTASILNLDSSRGGGRADQWHTDVTFVDAYPKFSVLRGVVIPAAGGDTIWSNTHAAYESLPASLKLLADNLWAIHSNAYDYAAVRPRATADEKKHFEEVFTSTIYETEHPVVRVHPETGERSLLLGNFVQRLIGLSKSDSTKLYDVFQSYVTAPENTVRWHWRAGDVAIWDNRATQHYAVNDYGDQHRVVRRATVDGDVPISVDGRRSVTHVKAAKPKAKAA
- a CDS encoding NADP-dependent oxidoreductase, giving the protein MASQPVTTRIVLASRPSEKPVAANFRLERETVRDLAEGEVLLKTLYLSLDPYMRGRMDDAKSYAKPVEIGGVMEGGTVAQVARSRNTAFKAGDIVLSHSGWQSYSISDGAGLQKLDPETAPITTALGILGMPGFTAYAGLRNIGKPKAGETLVVAAASGAVGSAVGQMAKIYGARVVGIAGGSKKCDHLRQELGFDVAIDHHSSDFPAQLAAACPNGIDVYFENVGGHVWSAVFPLLNDFARIPVCGLIAHYNETSSVSSGRDQLPAVMRAILRKSLTIRGFIQREFADQRPDFSHQAGAWISEGRLKYKEDIVDGLENAPEAFLGLLEGKNFGKLIVRVAP
- the irrA gene encoding iron response transcriptional regulator IrrA, whose amino-acid sequence is MTGAFPIAIEVRLRGAGLRPTRQRVALGDLLFAKGDRHLTVEELHEEAVAAGVPVSLATVYNTLHQFTEAGLIRVLAVESAKTYFDTNVSDHHHFFVEGENEVLDIPVSNLTIANLPEPPEGMEIAHVDVVIRLRAKQG
- a CDS encoding trimeric intracellular cation channel family protein; translation: MSLLVYLDYAGIALFAATGALAASRKQLDLIGFLFFAMVTGTGGGTVRDIVLGRVPVFWVLNPAYILVCCIVGVIVFFTAHLLESRYRLLIWLDAIGLAAYCVIGAAKGLAATGSPTIAIVTGTLTATFGGILRDLMANEPSVLLRPEIYVTAALIGAGVFTAANALGMQLYLASACGVVAAFAVRGGALWFGWTFPTYRHKPGRHPDDVM
- the cysE gene encoding serine O-acetyltransferase codes for the protein MTVPLVSLSNLSTEPSPSPQVAAIWEALCAEAVNASAKDAALTRAMNSAVLYHASFAQALAQRVAIKLANHDLDIEELLAVIAQAFVGNRNIVADAAADLTAIKERDPSNTEILTPFLYFKGFVALQGQRVAHWLWHHDRLHLARHIQSRISEVFGVDIHPAAKMGRSIMLDHGSGLVIGETAVVEDDVSILQNVTLGGTGKETGDRHPKVRRGALIGAGAKILGNIEIGVGAKVGAGSVVINAVAAYTSVAGIPARQVGKRHFNLPGITMDQTLSEPEYTI
- a CDS encoding YoaK family protein gives rise to the protein MTRARRRRIIRTRRTLTGLALVGSISFLAGMTDATGLLLTGDFVSFMTGNTTRAALALSEGNLYHAAVLISAIVVFVLGNAAGIVISHVSQRRIFVVLGCVGVVLALASMMTAQNMLLSRFYMIVFSMGMVNAAVEHIEGLPIGLTYVTGALSRFGRGIGRWIIGDRRVEWTIQIVPWGGMVLGAIAGAVLTRLTGAYALWLVSLFAMALALAAILIPRPLQRRFNQKIAPHRSAVARMK
- a CDS encoding sulfonate ABC transporter substrate-binding protein, whose amino-acid sequence is MKITRRAFTAVVAGAIATPLTHVRLAGAADKVVRIGYQKYGTLVLLKGKGTLEKKLESIGYTVEWTEFPGGPQLLEALNAGAVDFGSTGETPPIFAQAANAPLVYIAHEPPAPRGEAILVPKDSPIKSVAELKGKKVAFNKGSNVHYLLVKALEEAGLTYEDVEPSFLAPADGRAAFEKGAVDAWVIWDPFQAAAEVAVEARELRNGEGIVPNHQFYLGTKALVDGHAQAIDVLIEAISEIDEWTKSDTAAAAAELSPSVGIPEPVLVKALERQSYGIKSLDDTVVAQQQSIADTFFKLKLIPKEVTIADVVRKGKA
- a CDS encoding YdcF family protein; the protein is MFVISKLVWIFAQPLSLAFFLVFIALLAGLLRWRILSILGAAGSALILFVTLYTTAGNLLMRGLEQRFAKPPADPDNLQCMIVLGGAFENEVNTARHGIEFNAGADRFVEALRLAQKFPQSRVLVSGGDGSLSGIYEGDAAASERFFPLFGVGKDRLIEERQSRTTFENAVNTKEFLASQGLSNCLLITSGFHMPRSVGIFRKIGIDIVPWPTDYRTDGQVRLEFDFTQPNLNAQNLATAIREWYGLVGYYLAGRMSELYPQ